A genomic region of Aphis gossypii isolate Hap1 unplaced genomic scaffold, ASM2018417v2 Contig00750, whole genome shotgun sequence contains the following coding sequences:
- the LOC126555209 gene encoding death-associated inhibitor of apoptosis 1-like has product MNFQQINNSFCSLVSLVRNNAYPTYPEFTTFISRLKTFNLFPLTSSQDKYSLAESGFIYSGKKDIVECFCCGIILHRWEKEDNPWIEHSRWNPKCVFVLLSKGNQFVENVVKKYGSIELGSYSNIQSEDCSFMYELLQFHFNSLSNMILQDLVM; this is encoded by the exons atgaattttcaacaaattaacaacagTTTTTGTTCACTTGTTTCGTTAGTACGAAACAATGCATATCCTACATATCCAGAATTCACTACATTTATATCAAGAttgaaaacattcaatttatttccgtTGACTTCATCTCAAGATAAATACTCATTAGCTGAAAgcggttttatatattcagggaaaaaagatattgttgaatgtttttgCTGCGGTATTATATTGCATCGTTGGGAAAAAGAAGATAATCCATGGATTGAACACTCAAGATGGAATCCgaaatgtgtttttgtattattatcaaaaggaaatcagtttgttgaaaatgtagtaaaaaaatatg gtTCTATcgaattaggtag cTACAGCAATATACAAAGTGAAGATTGTTCATTTATGTACgagttattacaatttcattttaattcattgtcgaacatgatattacaagatttagtgatgtaa
- the LOC126555215 gene encoding uncharacterized protein LOC126555215 yields MTGKIETISVASGKRVRKNIQHSLIVQPPNDLIDSTNFVIDFAGRKSINIGLDAANVFNVTVQIITPSRHVCITSVFLKRIFSLMPYILSNISDPTVKSRDRLFLKDENNTLSRTTYRGERMLAVQSHLQQGCRVLLSGSDLLRIHEMQWAISRKSNVTRCAVMVQIDQIATYLSTNVYADKSSTAEEISTATHNIHPDLHALNIFPNSKNSLVNQIKLYANKQLAMYWATNIQNNGIDYIPSNDRAGDIEELVGFHENEGPAMYTY; encoded by the exons ATGACAGGCAAAATTGAAACTATCTCTGTGGCTAGCGGCAAACGCgtgagaaaaaatatacaacattcGTTAATAGTGCAACCGCCTAACGATTTAATCGACTCCACAAACTTCGTCATAGACTTTGCGGGACGGAAATCCATCAACATCGGACTTGACGCCGCGAATGTTTTCAACGTGACCGTACAGATTATAACGCCATCGCGACATGTATGCATTACAAGTGTTTTTCTGAAACGAATTTTCTCACTAATGCCGTACATTCTCTCGAATATATCTGACCCGACGGTTAAAAGCCGCGATAGACTTTTTCTCAAAGACGAAAATAACACGCTGTCCAGAACTACTTATCGCGGTGAAAGAATGCTAGCCGTCCAATCGCACTTACAACAAGGATGTCGCGTGCTGTTGAGCGGGAGCGATCTATTAAGAATACACGAAATGCAATGGGCCATCTCACGCAAATCTAACGTCACGCGATGCGCAGTCATGGTTCAGATCGATCAGATAGCTACTTATCTAAGTACAAATGTCTATGCCGATAAATCGTCGACCGCAGAAGAAATTTCAACAGCCACCCACAATATACACCCCGATCTTCACGCGTTGAATATATTCCCGAATAGCAAGAATAGTTTagtaaatcaaatcaaattgtATGCGAACAAACAATTGGCGATGTATTGGGCgactaatattcaaaataacggAATAGATTACATCCCGAGCAATGACAGGGCCGGTGACATTGAAGAG cTTGTTGGATTCCACGAAAACGAGGGGCCGGCCATGTACACATATTAA